The following is a genomic window from Episyrphus balteatus chromosome 1, idEpiBalt1.1, whole genome shotgun sequence.
TGTCACAAAGAGAATACTTCAACCTCAGGCTGAACCTTGTCCATACTGTGAACGTTGCTTTGGTGTAAAGGCATACGATCGTCACGTTGAGTGGTGTAAAGAAAAAGCACTAATTGCATcaattaaacaacaaaatacCAATTCTCAAACAGCAGCAAAAGAGCGCCTAGAAGCGAGAATAAAATATAGAGCACCATGTCTTAAGTGGGTTTAATAATATAGTACCTACATTAAAGAGTaggtttaaaagtttttttcactttcagaaCGAAACGGTCATTAAATAGAGACAAATATTCATACCAAACCGATGAGAACTTTGAATTGCATAGCTCAATGGACGAGAACAATCAAAAACCACTTATGACATCTTCAATGACATCATCGATTATGAGTGATAGGtaagctttaaaataaatacatccaTCTCTTATTTTTTTCCCTACCTACACGTACATACTTATCAAAATAGGAACTAATTTTTGGTTCAATGAAAATGATGGTGCAGTGAAATAATGCCGATCAAAAAATCGACGAATTTAaaaattcggccttatttcactTTACGAAAAGGTAATTTTGACGTTCGGTCTTATTTCGATTCGGCATTATTTCgctttttcagttttattttaaaatcactaAAATCACTTTAGATGTTTAGATTTACCTAtatacttaaattcaaattctaATTACGGCACAAACAGTGAGTTACGGGGGGGGGGGTTACAGCTTGCAGAGGGATCTCCCATGATCACCCCACCGTTTATACCCCGTAAATCTCATGTTTTAGGGCGTAGGACAATacaccaaaatttaatttttggaatttatgTCCCAAGTAGCGATTCCTCTCAGTTAGCTAGTTTAGCGCCgctaaaccaaaaatttaaatgaataaaaccTATGAAGCATATTTTATACACAAAACGCAACGAAACACCACTTTAAGTAATTATTAAGATgaatattcatttatttattttaaaatcatttttgttttgctctTTTGAAGAGCACGTACATATAGCTAAACCATTGCGCTAAACCATTATTTAAGGTCAGGAATCGCTCGCCACTGTGTCCCATGTGAGTTATAAGACCGAAAtgtgatttaataaaaaggaaTAAAAAGGATTTCGATCATGTGTTTTTAAAGTATTGACGCTCTATATGtctctatctttttctacttATTAAAAAGAGGCAGCAATGGTCAAAACGTTAAAGTATGATAGTTATAGTAATTCGACCCATGGTCGTTTGTTGAAGAACTAAGTTGGGATTACACTGTTAAATGtagaaatgaataaaaatctTTCCCAAAGGTCTCATATTGAGACACCGTCCTCAAAAAATGCTGTAATCACATTGACGGGTACTTGACATTCGGGCTGACACACAGTTTTGGTATTTCGAATTGAAGGCGCTTTAAAAGAGTGAACATAATGTTTTTGATGAAGTCAGAGGTCAACGTGTTTACTGATTTCCTTGACCGTGTAATCCTACCTTAAACCATTTATTGTGAggtttgaaatataaaataatttaaactgtATAAATAATGTACCAATAGTTTGAAATGCTATCATTTATTTGAAacacatttagttttttttttttttgaataatgtaTAGGTTTAAACCTAGTTAAGTaatctttttttggaaaaaatttacaATACATAATCCTAAGTCCTGAAATTCATCTTTATCAACAACATCTTTATCACAAACAATTAATagtaatgtttaaatttttcagcgTCGTATCGGATAATTACGATCCGTTTATTTCCGCTAAACGACAACTAGAAGAACTTTGCTCTCCATCGTCGTCAACGgatggaaatatttttccatcTAATTCAGTAGCTTTAACCAAAACTCCAAAATTACCTTTGTGTAGCACATCGAATAAAATGACGACCTCTTTCACGTCTCGGGGTTCCCTTACGAATCCGAGAACCGCTGTAACAACTCCAAAATCTAATTTTCATAGAACGTCGTCTCTTCGCGCACCACGAAGATCACCACTTCCAATGTCTTCGAGACCCATTTTTCTCTCATCATCCCAAAAACAACGTCCAACTATTCAACGTGGCCTTTCGGATGAAGGACCAATTTCATCCAATTTCCTCAAACCTGAGGAATACGATGAAATGCCAGTACGCGCAGTTTGTGTAAATGATTTTGCTATTTCAAATACACCTAGAGTTATTCGTCGTGATTCAAGTGCTGCTTCTAATCGCAAAACTCAAGGGTTAAAATTGCCAAATGCTGGACAAAGAAGCAAAAATGATTCACCAACACTATCACAAAGTAATCTCTTAAAAACAGACTCCCTAGCGGTATTTTTAAAGTACGAAAATGAAGCCAGGGAAAGTAACAGTTCAGTAGTAAATACCAAGGAACTCAAAGACAAAAGCAATGCATTGAGCAAGCAGAATTCTTCGAAAAGCGTTATTTCAACAGATGACCAACCCTTAGTGAATCCAAAGTCTGACATTTCCCAAACAACTGATAATTCAGTTATGAGTAATGCAAAACGTAAAAGTTTAAGGTTAGAACCTATTGTAAGACCTGTTGCAGATTCACAAAATCTGGCTTACTCTGTTAGACAATTCCCGCCAACAGTGGATTCAGAAAACACATCTTGGTCAGCCATTAaactaaattcaatttttgataGAACAACTGATAGTGATTATATCGATCCAAAGCTGATCAATGTATGTGATAATCTTCCAATGGAACTGGGCAACGATTTAGCATCGAACTCATCATCGTCACCACCGTATACTGTTTCCGATCTTCATAATTGTGATGCTAAACAAATTGGTCGGTATGAAAATACTTGTCAATTATTATATTCAGACTCAAGTCCGAAAAAACTTCCAATCCAAAAAGATTTGTTAGCTGAAATGCCTTCAAATACAACATCGATCACTAAAAGTTGTACAAATAGCAATCGTAGTTCTGGTTGTGATAATCGTAATCtattaaaacgaaaaatacGTTTGGGTCGAAACCAATTCCTTTACGATGCCTCACCAGAAGCTCTTGATAATGATGCTGATGATGAGGGTACCAACAGATCTTCTTGTGACCAGGACAGACGAAAGCCACTGGAACAAATATCATTTTATCCTACAGTAAGACATGATACAGACACCACACCAAATATTCCACCATTCTCACCTTCGACCTTTAATGAATTTGATTTCGAGGAATTTCTATCGGCCTTTGATAACGATGATGAGCAATTTCCATCATTATTTAAAGATTGTCGGgaatttttaatgaatcgtTCAACACTAAATAAACGTTCTAATGTCGATAGTCTTTCATCTTGCAGATCGCCAAAAGAGATACTTGTTAACACTACTCAGAAATATGAACAAGACATGCAGCTGAATCTTGACAGTGATGAAAACAAGAATCGTGGTGAGATTTTTATAAGTATTGAAACTGATCAAAATGAAAATGATCCACATCCAAAAAATGATCCTCTTGTTGCTGCAAATCCAAGAGCGGAAGTTGAGGAGGTAAAAATTAATGACAACAGATTTCAAAAAATCGAAGACAATGAAACTGAAGGTGAAAATTCTGGCCGTGTTGAAGACGATGAAAGTGATAATCAACTGAGAATGCGACGGATAAATTTGCTGAATGATTTTCCAAATGTTAGACTAAACAATGCGAAAAATCTAATACAGCAAATGCATGAGGATTTTCAAAATCTGCATACAGCAACAACCGTTGGTGTtggagaaaatttaaattttcagagtTTGAAGCAGATCACTGAAAGCTCAAGCCATCCTGTTGATTCAGATGAAATCAACAATATTGAAGGTTATCCAGAGCTCAGAGGTGGCAATGGAGGAGAAAGCAGTGGTGCAGTTCAATCCAAGCAAAGTGCCGATTCAGCTTATGGAAGGTATGTGCATTTTAGCTAAAAACTAACATCctaacaaaagtaaaaattaattgtctGGTTAAATTattggcgttttcgattggctctccggaagcatCCGGGATCATTCACAAGCCTTCTGacagtgttttattcgcacaaaactgacagacagaacgcttctcagaagagaaattctcttcttgatttaaaatcagaagcacttatggcgttttcgattggctctccggaagcgtccggaatcattcagaagccttctgaaagtgttttattcgcccGAGTTTGAcaggcagaacgcttctcagaattaaaattctcttcttgctttcaaaacagaattcactcaaaatcactaatatttaaataattagaTGTCTAACAAAATTTCCtagtagaaaagcaaaaaatttttatttgattattcaccaatacagatataaaatttcagaattgagtgaaaaagattgaaactgttttattggatttcagaatgagtgaatccttgagtgaaaccaatcgaaaacgacattatacATGAACAGTAAAATGTCAATTAAAAAGTactcaatcattctttttttgttgacattcaaaaatttaaattaaattaaaatttaaattaataaaaagattaaaatgggtaccttaatgcagtggaatgatttttttttaacattttcttcttCCGGCGTcttcagatttataatttttataattttttggtttgaaaaaaaaaataataacaatatttgacatttgaaatttcacaaacacaaaataaggtctgttccagactttttgagagaattctctcagtaggaaataaaactacgaaagactgccaaaaagtctggaacaagttgaacaccattatacaacacaatttcatattttatgcttaatttgATAAacattatgtcgttttcgattggtttcactcaagaattcactcattctgaaatcgaatggaacaggccaagtcgcttccactcaattctgtttctttattttgtgtttgtgaaatttcaaatgtcaaatattgatattatttttttttttttcaaacgaaaaaaatataaaaattataaatctgaagACGCCGGaagaagaaaatgttaaaaaaaaatcattccactgcattaaggtacccattttaatctttttattaatttaaattttaatttaatttaaatttttgaatgtcaacaaaaaaagaatgattgagtACTTTTTAATTGACATTTTACTGTTCATgtataatgtcgttttcgattggtttcactcaaggattcactcattctgaaatccaataaaacagtttcaatctttttcactcaattctgaaattttatatctgtattggtgaataatcaaataaaaattttttgcttttctactaGGAAATTTTGTTAGACAtctaattatttaaatattagtgattttgagtgaattctgttttgaaagcaagaagagaattttaattctgagaagcgttctgcctgTCAAACTCgggcgaataaaacactttcagaaggcttctgaatgattccggacgcttccggagagccaatcgaaaacgccataaattaaaattaataaaaagattatAATGGGTACCTTAATGCAGTGGAGtgattttgtttgacattttcttcttccttcgtcttcagatttataatttttataattttttcgtttgaaaaaaaaaagaataatagtTTAGAGTTGcatattttcggccgtctccagtttccggccacctttgggaaaatcgttataactagggatttcactgggtttattccaaatttttgctcgtatgctgttctaacaaataagagaagagcataagagcaaaattttggaataaaccctatgaaatccctagttataacgattttccgaaaggtggccggaaactggagacggccgaaaataggcaactctaccctatcaatatttgacatttgaaatttcacaaacacaaaataaaaaaaccattgTATATCAACTCCATAGTACTATTACCATTGTATATGAATTTTATAcaatgttaataaaaaattcaaatttttaacctacatttactttaaagtttattttaaggTTTATAATATATCTatttaaatatacttttctattattttttttgcagccTCTCTCGCCAAAGTCCAAGCACTGATATTAACACAAATCATCGTAGTAATTTGTCAAAGCGCAATAAGCCAACATCAGCACCACCAGATTCACCAAAAACGGGACAGCATGTCTCCCAATGTTCCACATTAACGTCGCAAAAATATTCAAACTCGAGCAAGAATGTTGTTCAAAAGTATCGGAGTCGAAACTTAAGTTTAGGGAGTTCAAGCAGTAGTTCTGATAACTCCTTGCCACCAATCAGTACTAAAAACCTAAGTAGTGCTCTTAAAGAACATCAAACCCACATTCAGGGGTGCAAGCGCGCTTTCCTTCGAAACCCTTTATCTTCATCGCCTGCGGAAACGAAAAATAATTCTACTAAAAGCCCAGGTTCTATAAGCGATAGCAGCTGTTCCAACAATTTGAGTTCTCTATTAACACTTGGATCGTCTAACGTAAAGGTCTCAAAATTTTGTCATGAATGTGGGAGCAAATTTTTACTGGATCAAGCCAAGTTCTGTATGGATTGTGGGGTTAGAAGAATAGTcttgaaatgaaaatattttcagcTCCATTAAATTGAATACATAACTCTGTAGAATTTTTAACAATTAGAAGTTGATAGTAggtataataatacaaaaatgtgttttatactaatgaaatattttcaaaatcagcCCAGTTAACAGCTAGAtataatatgtacctacataattttatGTGCCTTTTTAAATACATGGATAATGAGtttgattttcaaaagtttggaGATAAATACTGACACCGAGGCTTTTGACTTGAAATTGTTTGATATCAACTTTCATATTTTTAGATACAAACCTTAGCGCAAAATTGTAAACGGTTTAGTAAAATGCTAGAGCCATTTAAGTAATTTACTAGTATAAAATTCAGTATTCTTTTTCGcatagtaacttactaaaattgCTTTAGCATTATTTGACTAAATCGTTAAAAATTTTGCGGCATTATTTTTTCGTGAAACTTGGTATGAACTGATTTTATATAAATCTGAAAAATGATATTTGGAATTATATCGAAAGATagcattttgaaatattaagccATTATTGTAGACTAGGTTGATGTTCTTTTGAACACTTTTCAATCTTCATTCTCAATCGAATTAAAAACATCCCAACTTCCACGATTATTCTTggactttttgtttgtttttttgttaattaaccattatctaataaataataattcaacattataatttgataaaaatctaatagcctgttttcactaaaCCTCAAATGAGGTGATTTCGCAacttatctcatttcgaatgtcaaattcaatttgaaatttaaactgACCTAATTTCTCATTTGGGCCGtaatgaaaaaaggatataaGATCAGTTATTCTCACAGATTAACctataaaaataacatttattgaCGTCCAGAACTTTAAGTAATTTAATCTCCAAACAAATAAGTCTGACTACATAAACCTTTATTTAACTGAGCTTTTTGCCTATGTTattatcattgaataattatttaACAATAATATGTACCTAATTAATCAATGATTATTATATTTGTGTTAACAAGACTGAACTTAGTTTTTACTAATACAACATAATATTTcaaagatgaaaacaaaaaatattgttcaatcTTATATTGCTTATTTTAAATTGTAAGTTTAATGTATATTCATCCTTTAATTGTTCAttcttttttcatacaacagaCACCacgaaaaaataatatgaaatgcTGTGagaaaaaaggtggaaaataacAAACAGTGCTATTTATGGAtggaatatttaaaataaaattataagtgcatttaaagaaatgtttaaaaaaaaaaaaaataacaaagaattatcttgtatttaaaattaattgtacCTACATATGTTTTTACATTCatctttaatatttatataagCATTCACCCAAAAATATAAAGCATGAACATGcatatattttgtatacaaaaaataaagaatattaaACTCAAGCACAAATCAGCTTCTTTGCACAACAAAGCAGTGTTTATTTTTCTCGTCgtaataaaaagaataatacCGTTTTCGTTGGTTactggcgtttttaattggcaatctggaaggaaaaaaaagcaatctgaaagcgttcaattgggcaaaactgacagttctaattctgaatAAAAGAGAATttaggcttaactacattggctcaaaaagtgaaaaagtacaaaagtgaaaattttgaaacttatttttgtatagtttttcgggctaaaaaattaaaacaaatgatgcagaaagcttattttttggtttaaaaaacaatttgtatactctttttcacaaaaaaattgcgctagccagaaaaaaaatattttcacttttgtactttttcaaaaagtggtgtatgtagttaagccttttctcttctggtttcaaaaacagaatcagaagcagaatcactcacacatttATAGAGCAGcacaaaatgtttgcagcataaaaacaaatgaaatttggcgcgaactttgtatataaaatctatagtactatcatgaaaaaaaacagcGCCATCAAAAAAGTAGctagcgaacgaactaaaaactatgtcaaatttcaaacagaaatgtatatctcatctcTTTACTCCCATTATTgaattcgatctaagcgccctcgcgaccactcaggtagcgaacaaactaaaaaaattcacttcatgatagtactatagattttatatacaaactcaactaatacattcacaccaaacatcagattcttcggaataaaaaataaaaaaaaactgttcaattgggattccgaatcgaagaacaattccggattgccaattaaaaacgccataatTTTAGTTCTTtattgggtgcgttcacgtacgcacAGATACACTATCCAAGATACTTAAGTATCCCCTGAGTTTGTCAACACGAATCAGCTGTTCTTCAAATCTCCcatcatagaggaaggaatacctagagatcCGATTCGTAACCCCTTTGCCttaaacacccgcaaatttaatttcgtttaattggtatacatctctcttatttttctcttgttttcctatctgtgcatttaaatggcaccaacacattcaactgtggagttgtgctcaaaacaattaaaaactatttaagtgctcagtagatgaattaattcataaaaaaataatataataaattcaaaacacgaacctttttttttatagcgtgagttacctaaatattttaaaatttttcctcgaaatattgaacaaatgtttggttttgtcactaatattaaaagcttgtaattttttatgtatggaatcttcattaaaaacaaataaaggttcttaatttcgcagaaaaacttcataatgtcggactcttaaaactcttgtccgatttttgtaacgtgagttaccatcataactttatttctcccaagcaaatgctaaaaataaagaacattttttttgttaattatgaaagtaataattatttctatcttcgtgaccttttaaTCAATATAATGAATCCTAAGCGGGCTTTAGGTCGTTATTGAATACTTAAAAACACTGTCAACGTTTTAAACGTGGTTACGTTCTTCGTCAGGACTAGTATgctatgtatttaattttaagagttttcttaaaattgtcGGTTTTGGTTAttggtttcttttttaaatttcaaatatttcaaaattctaaatttaaagccttgaaaaagacgttttaaatcttcgaaatttcaaaatataaaaattaatttaatttttgataagaaattcaaaatttgttatcAATACTAATCTACAAGttgaataaaaagtttaacCCAAAAAGCCTCTTTTAACAAATTGACTATAAATATTGCTAAGCCCTTCGCAATCTGATCTTCTATTGACTGTATTTTCTGTATCTAAGATATGTAGCATTTCTAGTAACATTCTCTTATTGTAGTGATTTTCATTCTGTAAAATATCTACGTTATTAAAGTCTGGCCCATGTCCTTCATGTATACAATGCAAAGCTATAgctgttttttgtgaattttcgtTATTAATATCTGACCTATGACCAGCTATACGATTTTTGAGCTTTTGCATTGAAGTTCCTACATAAACTGAACAACAATTGTTTGTACCATCTCCTAAACAACTTATCttataaacaatatttgatttttcattttttgccatttttccttttaagtttgaaaataataaagttcttaaaatatttactGGTTTAAAAGCTATTCTTACATTTTCTTTATTCCGTATAGGAgcatttaaaattctataaagATAAGGAATATATAGAAcacttttatatgaaaattgtgaaacattctttttataccatggaacGTAACCACGTTTGAAACGTTGACAGTGTTTTTAAGTATTCAATAACGACCTAAAGCCCGCTTAGGATTCAAtatatgaaagtaatagttatgctccattaatagatagtaatttcgtatcaatttatattaaaattaacaaaaaaaaattatttatatataggaaatttttgtgaatgtaacgtgagttaccatggaattgccccttatatttttttgaagaaattggccATTAGGTGGGAGAATTTGAGTATCCCAAATTTATGTTATGCACACAAATTGTACCGCTGTTCTATACCCTTTTTGTGTGCGATCTGCATAAAAAGGACTTGagcgattttaaaaatttctctgCGTCCCTGAAATTTTCGAATTAAATTATCTGAAATTTCATTCATGTAAATAATAAAAGCTcttcaaaatatatacaaaatgtattttttagtaAGATACAATTTCTTAAAACTTCATAATTAATAGGTATTattaaaacaatacaaaaaaagggTTACTGCGAAGGCGGGGGCTGTTGCAGATGTGGCGGTGGGAAAAGTGGCTGTTGCATTCCCTGAGGGGGTGGATAAATCGCATACGGGTTTACAACCAATCCAGGATTAATCGGAGGGGGGTGTTGATAAGGCGAGTTGTTATTGAAATTTTGCCTAATGTATCCACTTTGCAAATGTCCCGGCATCTGATATTGTGGCTGGTTAAACATTGGCGCTTGATTGAAATTCGAATGCCAACTATTCCCAACCATGTTGTAATTTCCTTGACTATGGGGCTGCCTTACTCCGCGACTACTATAGTTACCCCTATATGGTCTCCTTGGAGTATATGTACCTCTGCCCGAATATGTTAAACCTCCCGAAGATTGCCTCTTTCTATTGGGTCTCCTAGCTGACCGCTCTTCTTCGTCATCTGAATAATCTATAAATCTTGGTGGTGGCTCCACATCGTTTTCCCAACTGGCATCAGAACCACGAACTTTCATTAAATTTGCCAGAACTATGAACTGAGTATGTTCTGTTCTGGGAGCCACATATACAAGCTGACCAACTTCGATACCCTTTTCTTTGATTTCCTTATTCGAATTGAACCGG
Proteins encoded in this region:
- the LOC129905330 gene encoding uncharacterized protein LOC129905330 isoform X6, which produces MAIKKRKIFDSSRQRREGTELASYPLPKNYGLPAVKQERGISPKPIQAAPLVLSPKKRPEESNTMSTSNKCITSIGSKKLASPSKTPTSLFGNSSANITVAGRERSRTVGVTKRILQPQAEPCPYCERCFGVKAYDRHVEWCKEKALIASIKQQNTNSQTAAKERLEARIKYRAPCLKTKRSLNRDKYSYQTDENFELHSSMDENNQKPLMTSSMTSSIMSDSVVSDNYDPFISAKRQLEELCSPSSSTDGNIFPSNSVALTKTPKLPLCSTSNKMTTSFTSRGSLTNPRTAVTTPKSNFHRTSSLRAPRRSPLPMSSRPIFLSSSQKQRPTIQRGLSDEGPISSNFLKPEEYDEMPVRAVCVNDFAISNTPRVIRRDSSAASNRKTQGLKLPNAGQRSKNDSPTLSQSNLLKTDSLAVFLKYENEARESNSSVVNTKELKDKSNALSKQNSSKSVISTDDQPLVNPKSDISQTTDNSVMSNAKRKSLRLEPIVRPVADSQNLAYSVRQFPPTVDSENTSWSAIKLNSIFDRTTDSDYIDPKLINVCDNLPMELGNDLASNSSSSPPYTVSDLHNCDAKQIGRYENTCQLLYSDSSPKKLPIQKDLLAEMPSNTTSITKSCTNSNRSSGCDNRNLLKRKIRLGRNQFLYDASPEALDNDADDEGTNRSSCDQDRRKPLEQISFYPTVRHDTDTTPNIPPFSPSTFNEFDFEEFLSAFDNDDEQFPSLFKDCREFLMNRSTLNKRSNVDSLSSCRSPKEILVNTTQKYEQDMQLNLDSDENKNRGEIFISIETDQNENDPHPKNDPLVAANPRAEVEEVKINDNRFQKIEDNETEGENSGRVEDDESDNQLRMRRINLLNDFPNVRLNNAKNLIQQMHEDFQNLHTATTVGVGENLNFQSLKQITESSSHPVDSDEINNIEGYPELRGGNGGESSGAVQSKQSADSAYGSLSRQSPSTDINTNHRSNLSKRNKPTSAPPDSPKTGQHVSQCSTLTSQKYSNSSKNVVQKYRSRNLSLGSSSSSSDNSLPPISTKNLSSALKEHQTHIQGCKRAFLRNPLSSSPAETKNNSTKSPGSISDSSCSNNLSSLLTLGSSNVKVSKFCHECGSKFLLDQAKFCMDCGTPRKNNMKCCEKKGGK
- the LOC129905330 gene encoding uncharacterized protein LOC129905330 isoform X2; this translates as MSKKMWNRIFKTKSANKPPGISKILSIQTTPSYSSTVENRLSYYEEFHNSCQQQQLPVKEKTSYSPKTTSQSSSNKSQSKFSKVVNTFTLKRNSKENQNSNKLNTSSIAGESNEQNGNNFSTEETAASAPIMDKIGTPTTITILKPPDGTIEPNEEPISLELIPCPTCNRTFIRQTLEKHIGICEKMAIKKRKIFDSSRQRREGTELASYPLPKNYGLPAVKQERGISPKPIQAAPLVLSPKKRPEESNTMSTSNKCITSIGSKKLASPSKTPTSLFGNSSANITVAGRERSRTVGVTKRILQPQAEPCPYCERCFGVKAYDRHVEWCKEKALIASIKQQNTNSQTAAKERLEARIKYRAPCLKTKRSLNRDKYSYQTDENFELHSSMDENNQKPLMTSSMTSSIMSDSVVSDNYDPFISAKRQLEELCSPSSSTDGNIFPSNSVALTKTPKLPLCSTSNKMTTSFTSRGSLTNPRTAVTTPKSNFHRTSSLRAPRRSPLPMSSRPIFLSSSQKQRPTIQRGLSDEGPISSNFLKPEEYDEMPVRAVCVNDFAISNTPRVIRRDSSAASNRKTQGLKLPNAGQRSKNDSPTLSQSNLLKTDSLAVFLKYENEARESNSSVVNTKELKDKSNALSKQNSSKSVISTDDQPLVNPKSDISQTTDNSVMSNAKRKSLRLEPIVRPVADSQNLAYSVRQFPPTVDSENTSWSAIKLNSIFDRTTDSDYIDPKLINVCDNLPMELGNDLASNSSSSPPYTVSDLHNCDAKQIGRYENTCQLLYSDSSPKKLPIQKDLLAEMPSNTTSITKSCTNSNRSSGCDNRNLLKRKIRLGRNQFLYDASPEALDNDADDEGTNRSSCDQDRRKPLEQISFYPTVRHDTDTTPNIPPFSPSTFNEFDFEEFLSAFDNDDEQFPSLFKDCREFLMNRSTLNKRSNVDSLSSCRSPKEILVNTTQKYEQDMQLNLDSDENKNRGEIFISIETDQNENDPHPKNDPLVAANPRAEVEEVKINDNRFQKIEDNETEGENSGRVEDDESDNQLRMRRINLLNDFPNVRLNNAKNLIQQMHEDFQNLHTATTVGVGENLNFQSLKQITESSSHPVDSDEINNIEGYPELRGGNGGESSGAVQSKQSADSAYGSLSRQSPSTDINTNHRSNLSKRNKPTSAPPDSPKTGQHVSQCSTLTSQKYSNSSKNVVQKYRSRNLSLGSSSSSSDNSLPPISTKNLSSALKEHQTHIQGCKRAFLRNPLSSSPAETKNNSTKSPGSISDSSCSNNLSSLLTLGSSNVKVSKFCHECGSKFLLDQAKFCMDCGVRRIVLK
- the LOC129905330 gene encoding uncharacterized protein LOC129905330 isoform X1 produces the protein MSKKMWNRIFKTKSANKPPGISKILSIQTTPSYSSTVENRLSYYEEFHNSCQQQQLPVKEKTSYSPKTTSQSSSNKSQSKFSKVVNTFTLKRNSKENQNSNKLNTSSIAGESNEQNGNNFSTEETAASAPIMDKIGTPTTITILKPPDGTIEPNEEPISLELIPCPTCNRTFIRQTLEKHIGICEKMAIKKRKIFDSSRQRREGTELASYPLPKNYGLPAVKQERGISPKPIQAAPLVLSPKKRPEESNTMSTSNKCITSIGSKKLASPSKTPTSLFGNSSANITVAGRERSRTVGVTKRILQPQAEPCPYCERCFGVKAYDRHVEWCKEKALIASIKQQNTNSQTAAKERLEARIKYRAPCLKTKRSLNRDKYSYQTDENFELHSSMDENNQKPLMTSSMTSSIMSDSVVSDNYDPFISAKRQLEELCSPSSSTDGNIFPSNSVALTKTPKLPLCSTSNKMTTSFTSRGSLTNPRTAVTTPKSNFHRTSSLRAPRRSPLPMSSRPIFLSSSQKQRPTIQRGLSDEGPISSNFLKPEEYDEMPVRAVCVNDFAISNTPRVIRRDSSAASNRKTQGLKLPNAGQRSKNDSPTLSQSNLLKTDSLAVFLKYENEARESNSSVVNTKELKDKSNALSKQNSSKSVISTDDQPLVNPKSDISQTTDNSVMSNAKRKSLRLEPIVRPVADSQNLAYSVRQFPPTVDSENTSWSAIKLNSIFDRTTDSDYIDPKLINVCDNLPMELGNDLASNSSSSPPYTVSDLHNCDAKQIGRYENTCQLLYSDSSPKKLPIQKDLLAEMPSNTTSITKSCTNSNRSSGCDNRNLLKRKIRLGRNQFLYDASPEALDNDADDEGTNRSSCDQDRRKPLEQISFYPTVRHDTDTTPNIPPFSPSTFNEFDFEEFLSAFDNDDEQFPSLFKDCREFLMNRSTLNKRSNVDSLSSCRSPKEILVNTTQKYEQDMQLNLDSDENKNRGEIFISIETDQNENDPHPKNDPLVAANPRAEVEEVKINDNRFQKIEDNETEGENSGRVEDDESDNQLRMRRINLLNDFPNVRLNNAKNLIQQMHEDFQNLHTATTVGVGENLNFQSLKQITESSSHPVDSDEINNIEGYPELRGGNGGESSGAVQSKQSADSAYGSLSRQSPSTDINTNHRSNLSKRNKPTSAPPDSPKTGQHVSQCSTLTSQKYSNSSKNVVQKYRSRNLSLGSSSSSSDNSLPPISTKNLSSALKEHQTHIQGCKRAFLRNPLSSSPAETKNNSTKSPGSISDSSCSNNLSSLLTLGSSNVKVSKFCHECGSKFLLDQAKFCMDCGTPRKNNMKCCEKKGGK